A region of Miscanthus floridulus cultivar M001 unplaced genomic scaffold, ASM1932011v1 fs_166_4_5, whole genome shotgun sequence DNA encodes the following proteins:
- the LOC136530634 gene encoding uncharacterized protein yields MLSDDMDAYVLKTATTEGFCYWDYVDPDAIDMPAWCGSAKVHVIGSDELSKEKHSTKNKLEEDVIVYNITRGSHALSREMHSTKNMEEDVIVCDIRGGRVVST; encoded by the exons ATGTTGTCTGATGATATGGATGCATATGTGCTTAAGACAGCTACAACTGAGGGCTTTTGCTATTGGGACTACGTTGATCCAGATGCAATAGACATGCCTGCCTG GTGTGGAAGTGCTAAAGTGCACGTCATTGGCTCTGATGAGTTAAGCAAGGAAAAGCATTCAACCAAAAACAAG CTGGAAGAGGATGTGATTGTCTACAACATAACCAGAGGCTCTCATGCGTTAAGTAGGGAAATGCATTCAACCAAAAACATG GAAGAGGATGTGATAGTCTGCGACATACGTGGAGGGAGGGTTGTATCGACTTAA
- the LOC136530636 gene encoding uncharacterized protein → MSLSGRFDPAVLSGAVTATAIATAESRSVIGVETPGLQSALCWRSSGSIFSDGADPKRGVLHRMELRTKEAAYDFAAIRDHLTACVEILEEAKEEIGLFYRMPPPEIVSHRDLFETIWGWERFFPVYNLRCLEEYYRRNARATLAQPQPMLSLFSLVYLGREKQVASSTQSNATSGQQHADSADVNDNLATILVHLCCEKEKEMVSEWKEQGLDDASPEIRLSTAIQKQVINLVLPKKKRIIPPVILDCINCIMKEADLSLVSMRKGIRKGSLADDCDGNLSHNIRYETRKGPV, encoded by the exons ATGTCGTTGAGCGGGAGATTCGATCCAGCAGTCCTCTCCGGCGCCGTCACCGCCACCGCCATCGCAACCGCAGAGTCCAGGAGCGTGATAGGGGTGGAGACCCCAGGCCTGCAGAGCGCTCTCTGCTGGCGCAGTTCCGGCTCAATCTTCTCCGATGGCGCCGATCCCAAGAGAGGCGTTTTGCATAGGATGGAGCTCCGGACCAAGGAAGCCGCTTATGACTTCGCCGCGATCAGAGACCACCTCACCGCATGTGTTGAGATTTTAGAGGAGGCGAAGGAAGAAATCGGCTTGTTCTATCGGATGCCGCCGCCGGAGATTGTCAGCCACCGAG ATCTTTTTGAGACAATATGGGGATGGGAACGTTTTTTTCCTGTCTACAACCTGAGGTGCCTTGAAGAATACTACCGAAGAAATGCCAGAGCGACCTTGGCTCAACCGCAACCTATGTTATCCCTTTTTTCTCTAGTCTACCTG GGTCGCGAGAAGCAGGTTGCCAGTTCTACGCAGTCTAATGCCACCAGTGGGCAACAGCATGCTGATTCTGCTGATGTCAATGACAACTTGGCTACTATTCTCGTCCATTTG TGTTGCGAAAAGGAGAAAGAAATGGTATCTGAATGGAAGGAGCAGGGGTTAGATGATGCCTCTCCTGAGATCAGGCTGAGCACCGCGATTCAGAAGCAAGTCATAAATCTTGTGCTGCCAAAAAAGAAGCGTATCATACCTCCTGTTATT CTAGATTGCATCAATTGTATCATGAAGGAAGCTGACTTGAGCCTTGTGTCGATGAGGAAGGGGATAAGGAAGGGGTCGCTTGCTGATGACTGTGATGGAAACTTGAGCCATAACATTCGTTATGAG ACCAGAAaagggccagtttag